From Halotia branconii CENA392, the proteins below share one genomic window:
- the petC gene encoding cytochrome b6-f complex iron-sulfur subunit — protein MSESISLESPSISRRQLLNFLTGAVVATTTGTLLYPAAKFFVTPTEMGKDGSILAKDINGNLIPASQILVEPPGTRALVAGLAAEPTYLTVQSDGTLHTWGIVDNCTHLGCTFPWNPNDNQFQCPCHGSRYDADGRVIRGPAPLPLKIVSVNLEEEYIRISPWTEIDPRTGQKPWWV, from the coding sequence ATGTCAGAGAGTATTTCTTTAGAAAGTCCTTCAATATCGAGGCGACAATTACTAAACTTTCTCACAGGTGCAGTTGTTGCCACTACAACTGGTACTCTACTGTATCCTGCGGCTAAATTCTTTGTTACCCCCACAGAAATGGGCAAAGATGGTTCTATCCTTGCTAAAGATATTAACGGAAATCTGATTCCTGCTAGCCAGATTTTAGTTGAGCCTCCTGGAACTCGTGCTTTAGTCGCGGGTTTAGCAGCAGAACCAACTTACCTGACAGTACAGTCAGATGGCACTTTGCATACTTGGGGAATTGTCGATAACTGCACCCATTTGGGTTGTACTTTTCCCTGGAATCCCAATGACAATCAATTTCAATGTCCCTGTCACGGTTCTCGTTATGATGCTGATGGCAGAGTAATACGCGGCCCTGCGCCTCTTCCTCTCAAGATCGTTAGCGTTAACTTAGAAGAGGAGTATATCCGAATTTCTCCTTGGACAGAAATTGACCCCCGCACTGGGCAAAAACCTTGGTGGGTTTAG
- the psbA gene encoding photosystem II q(b) protein: protein MTISLQQRQSNNLWDNFCNWITSTDNRMYIGWFGVLMIPTLLTATICFIIAFIAAPPVDIDGIREPVSGALLYGNNIITAAVVPSSNAIGLHFYPIWEAASLDEWLYNGGPYQLIIFHFLIGIFCYMGRQWELSYRLGMRPWISIAYSAPVAAATAVLLIYSVGQGSFSDGLPLGISGTFNFMFVLQAEHNVLMHPLHMLGVVGVFGGALFAAMHGSLVTSSLVRETSEIESQNYGYKFGQEEETYNIVAAHGYFGRLIFQYASFNNSRALHFFLGAWPVIGIWCAALAVSSFAFNLNGLNFNQSLLDSQGRVINTWADVLNRANLGMETMHERNVHNFPLDLAAGEIQPVALVAPAIHG from the coding sequence ATGACTATTTCTCTGCAACAACGCCAAAGTAACAATCTTTGGGATAACTTCTGCAATTGGATTACCAGTACTGACAACCGTATGTATATTGGTTGGTTTGGCGTACTGATGATTCCCACACTCTTAACAGCAACCATTTGTTTCATCATCGCTTTCATTGCTGCACCACCTGTAGACATAGATGGTATTCGTGAACCTGTTAGTGGTGCTTTACTCTATGGCAATAACATCATTACTGCTGCGGTTGTGCCTAGTTCCAATGCCATTGGTCTGCACTTTTATCCCATTTGGGAAGCGGCTAGCTTAGATGAGTGGTTATATAATGGCGGGCCTTACCAGTTGATTATTTTCCACTTTCTAATTGGTATTTTCTGCTACATGGGTCGCCAGTGGGAATTATCTTACCGCTTAGGGATGCGTCCTTGGATTTCTATCGCCTACAGCGCACCTGTTGCTGCTGCCACTGCGGTACTATTAATTTACTCTGTGGGTCAAGGTTCTTTCTCTGACGGGCTACCTTTAGGGATTAGTGGTACTTTTAACTTCATGTTTGTACTGCAAGCAGAACACAACGTTCTCATGCACCCATTACACATGTTAGGAGTAGTTGGTGTCTTTGGTGGTGCTTTATTCGCTGCCATGCACGGTTCTTTAGTAACTTCGTCTTTAGTTCGGGAAACCTCTGAAATTGAATCCCAAAACTACGGTTATAAATTTGGTCAAGAAGAAGAAACTTACAATATTGTTGCGGCTCACGGTTACTTCGGTAGATTGATCTTTCAATACGCATCTTTTAACAATAGTCGTGCTTTACACTTCTTCTTAGGTGCTTGGCCAGTAATTGGTATCTGGTGTGCTGCCTTAGCTGTATCCTCTTTTGCTTTTAACCTCAATGGTTTGAACTTTAATCAGTCCCTTCTTGATTCTCAAGGCCGTGTAATTAATACTTGGGCTGATGTTTTAAACCGCGCTAACTTGGGAATGGAAACAATGCATGAACGCAACGTTCACAACTTCCCCTTAGATTTAGCTGCTGGGGAGATTCAACCTGTAGCTTTGGTTGCTCCTGCTATTCACGGTTAA
- a CDS encoding efflux RND transporter periplasmic adaptor subunit: MPNQEPLLPTESSELVPSLQAEASEQKPVVAKKKLPKHIFIVALGATLAIIGLRVGWLVLFSNSVESSETIASTVKPLEVETTLTEKALTLGVTSLSGTVEAVETVTTTSRVMGQIKSLPVQEGDRVKAGQIIAIIDVKDIQAQRNQAAAVISQAQAGVTVATAAQTQALASKSQTEAQLNQAEARQQEAAAKLQEAQAQLADAQLNQRRMTMLRKDGAVSQSQLDAANTQVALIQARIQQVKAGIEQTKRGIEQAKAGVKQAVSQVQQAKAGVEQAVSQVQQAKAGVEQATANLDYGIVKAPFAGVVTKKHTEVGAIAGSGQPLVTLESSDRLRFSVAIPESMMSLVKQGDEVEIQLDALNRSVRGHVNQIIPSANPNSRSFTVKIALKNARNLMPGMFGRMQLPDESHSVMMIPQSALLKRGQLERVYVVGANNIAQLRWVKTGKVRDSKVEIVSGLEQKERIITRNIKQLTDGQHVVLSN; encoded by the coding sequence ATGCCTAATCAAGAACCTTTACTTCCAACGGAATCTTCGGAGTTAGTTCCATCTCTGCAAGCAGAAGCTTCCGAACAAAAACCTGTAGTTGCGAAAAAAAAGCTACCCAAGCATATTTTTATAGTTGCTTTGGGAGCCACCTTAGCGATCATCGGCTTGCGAGTTGGTTGGTTAGTTTTATTTTCTAATTCTGTGGAATCTAGTGAGACTATCGCTAGTACTGTCAAACCTCTAGAGGTAGAAACTACTCTGACCGAGAAAGCGTTAACTCTGGGTGTAACCTCCTTGAGTGGTACTGTGGAAGCGGTAGAAACTGTTACTACCACTAGTCGCGTCATGGGACAGATTAAAAGTTTGCCAGTCCAAGAAGGCGACAGAGTTAAAGCAGGTCAAATCATTGCCATTATTGATGTTAAAGATATCCAAGCACAACGCAATCAAGCAGCAGCCGTTATTTCTCAAGCCCAGGCAGGTGTAACAGTTGCTACTGCTGCTCAAACTCAAGCCTTGGCAAGCAAGAGTCAGACGGAAGCACAACTCAATCAAGCAGAGGCACGTCAGCAGGAAGCCGCAGCCAAATTACAGGAAGCACAAGCACAACTAGCTGATGCCCAGCTAAATCAACGACGTATGACAATGCTGCGAAAGGATGGTGCTGTGAGTCAGTCACAACTAGATGCAGCCAATACACAGGTAGCATTAATTCAAGCTCGGATTCAACAGGTAAAAGCCGGAATTGAACAAACCAAGCGGGGAATTGAGCAAGCCAAAGCCGGGGTAAAACAAGCTGTTTCCCAAGTCCAGCAAGCCAAAGCCGGAGTAGAGCAAGCTGTTTCTCAAGTCCAGCAAGCCAAAGCCGGAGTAGAACAAGCGACTGCTAACTTAGACTACGGTATCGTTAAAGCTCCCTTTGCTGGGGTCGTTACCAAGAAACATACAGAAGTAGGTGCAATAGCGGGTTCGGGACAACCTTTGGTGACATTAGAAAGTAGCGATCGCCTGCGATTTAGCGTTGCAATACCAGAGTCAATGATGTCTTTGGTGAAACAAGGAGATGAAGTAGAAATACAACTAGATGCTCTCAATCGTTCTGTACGCGGACACGTAAATCAAATTATTCCTTCCGCCAACCCTAACAGTCGTAGTTTTACTGTCAAAATTGCCCTAAAAAATGCCAGAAATTTAATGCCAGGAATGTTTGGACGGATGCAACTACCTGATGAAAGTCACTCAGTAATGATGATTCCCCAAAGTGCTTTATTGAAACGAGGTCAGTTAGAAAGGGTTTATGTAGTTGGTGCAAATAACATTGCTCAATTGCGTTGGGTGAAAACAGGGAAAGTACGAGATAGCAAAGTGGAGATTGTTTCTGGATTAGAGCAAAAAGAGAGAATTATTACCAGAAATATAAAGCAACTAACTGATGGACAACACGTTGTATTATCCAATTAA
- a CDS encoding sulfite exporter TauE/SafE family protein, with protein MTLWIVGHLLATCIGVSLGLIGGGGSVLALPILVYVMGVPPKSAIAMTLVIVGTVSLLGVIPHWRAKNVNLKTAFIFGSATMLGAFVGAKIATLPVVTASFQMLLFAIMMLLAAVLMIRRSSKPVAADDKLAFYPQPVCKYCWLWLMSEGLGVGILTGLIGVGGGFAIVPALVLLGNVPMKQAIGTSLLIIAFNSVAGFLGYLGHISLNWSLMLSFIVAASVGTIPGAYLAQFVPANRLQKSFGYFLLAVAAWVLVQNRHHPQSAQVSRHIPAKIVQHYYKHTKKYFS; from the coding sequence ATGACCCTGTGGATTGTTGGGCATCTACTGGCTACCTGCATTGGGGTGAGCTTAGGCTTGATTGGCGGCGGTGGTTCGGTGTTAGCGTTGCCGATTTTAGTTTACGTCATGGGTGTACCCCCAAAATCTGCGATCGCCATGACTCTTGTGATTGTCGGTACTGTTAGTTTGTTGGGAGTGATTCCCCACTGGCGAGCCAAGAATGTCAACTTGAAAACTGCATTTATCTTCGGTTCTGCAACAATGCTAGGGGCATTTGTGGGAGCAAAAATTGCTACACTGCCTGTAGTTACAGCAAGTTTCCAAATGTTGCTGTTTGCAATCATGATGTTGCTGGCTGCAGTGTTGATGATTCGCCGTAGTTCTAAACCTGTGGCAGCAGATGACAAGCTGGCATTTTATCCCCAACCCGTCTGCAAGTATTGTTGGTTGTGGTTAATGAGTGAAGGCTTGGGGGTAGGGATATTGACTGGGTTGATTGGTGTTGGTGGTGGGTTTGCGATCGTTCCCGCTTTGGTACTGTTAGGAAATGTACCCATGAAACAAGCGATTGGAACATCGCTACTAATTATTGCATTTAATTCAGTTGCAGGCTTTTTAGGCTACCTGGGACATATTTCTTTAAACTGGAGCCTGATGTTGTCCTTTATTGTCGCAGCCAGTGTAGGCACAATTCCTGGTGCATACTTGGCTCAGTTTGTTCCGGCTAATAGACTTCAGAAAAGTTTTGGTTATTTTTTGCTTGCGGTTGCGGCTTGGGTGTTGGTGCAGAATCGTCATCATCCGCAGTCAGCACAGGTATCACGACACATTCCTGCAAAAATTGTACAGCATTATTACAAGCACACAAAAAAATATTTCTCTTAG
- a CDS encoding rhodanese-like domain-containing protein, producing MKKQKINPIPLTPTQLQQRQNQLVVLDARSWLEYLFGHIPNAQRFHPRRILNEVSKEQAIAVVCLSGHRSTPVAQWLLKQGYQKVYNLQGGLIAWKQTGYKTKFGLQP from the coding sequence ATGAAAAAGCAGAAGATAAATCCGATTCCACTCACACCAACTCAACTGCAACAACGCCAGAATCAACTGGTAGTTCTAGATGCTAGAAGTTGGTTAGAGTATCTGTTTGGACATATTCCCAACGCCCAACGATTTCATCCCAGACGTATCCTCAACGAAGTTTCTAAAGAACAAGCGATCGCAGTTGTTTGTCTATCCGGTCATCGTAGTACTCCTGTTGCCCAATGGCTGCTCAAACAAGGATACCAAAAGGTTTATAACCTCCAAGGTGGTCTAATTGCTTGGAAACAAACAGGCTATAAGACTAAATTCGGTCTTCAACCTTAA
- a CDS encoding efflux RND transporter permease subunit — MNCKGSEHNLRKPSKLGFVGSLAKKFINSKLTPLIILVSLLLGIGATIILPREEEPQITVPMADVFVQMPGASAKEVEQRVTFPMEKLIQELPGVEYVYSTSRPGSSLAIVRFYVGQKTEDAIVQLYNKLYANFDKIPSGVSQPLIKSRSIDDVPIVTLTLWSNQVNASELRQIAAQLDEQIKQVPDVSETTIIGGQKRQLRIELDPIRLNAFGLTPLEISQALQSQNTELASGALSQNNQSFLVRTQSFIRSAEDAENLVVTVANNQPVYLRDVASITDGAEEPANYVFFGQGKTGDKHFVKNAPTGEADAVTIAIAKRPGANAIQVSHRVLHKLEQIKRNYIPSYVQLTVTRDYGETAAERSNELLVHMAIAVVSVTILMWFALGKKEAIVVAISIPVTLALTLASFVFYGFTLNRVTFFALIFSIGILVDDAIVVIENVGRHLQMPENKMRLQLSPKRQQTLQAIVLEAVDEVGNPTILATLTVIAAILPMAFVGGLMGPYMPPIPLGASAAMIFSALVAFIVVPWATVKIFTNIKTHHQEHQQEDFLSRLYRRFMRPLIENQKWGNIFIAGTLALLIAAMGLAGFRLVIFKMLPYDNKSELQIVLNMPEGTTLEQTARVTREMGEYLTTVPEVINYQSYIGTASPYNFNGLVRHYFLRSGGNVADIQVNFLPKGERQRQSHEISKAIRPNLKKIADKYEARIQIAEIPPGPPVLQTLVTEVYGSDYNQQIDLARQIRQLYKETADIVDVDWYMESPQTEYHLVIDREKAALNGINPGEISEVLQMALAGKNVGLLHDDNAREDVGVNLRFNQANRTSLEDLKSLKIKGENNNLVPLSDLIKTETTTADYSIYHKNLKPVLYVIGDVSGRVESAVYAMLNVQSKIDKLSHALGYSIATYLTEQPPTTETYAIKWDGEWHVTYEVFRDLGIAFAVVLILIYALVVGWFQSFITPLVIMAAIPFSLVGIMPGHWLMGAFFSATSMIGFIAGAGIVVRNSIILVDFIELRLQEGMPLEKAVIDAGAVRFRPMLLTAAAVIVGSAIILTDPIFQGLAISLMAGELASLLLSRSAVPILYYKVWQHRKSKSIEIPITSVSIK, encoded by the coding sequence ATGAATTGTAAAGGTTCCGAACATAATCTACGAAAACCATCTAAATTGGGTTTTGTTGGCTCCTTAGCTAAAAAATTTATTAACTCTAAACTAACTCCACTGATTATTTTAGTTTCATTATTGTTAGGCATTGGTGCAACCATAATTTTACCTCGTGAAGAAGAACCACAAATCACAGTGCCAATGGCAGATGTCTTTGTACAAATGCCTGGGGCTTCTGCAAAGGAAGTGGAACAGCGCGTTACGTTCCCAATGGAGAAACTGATCCAAGAATTGCCGGGGGTAGAATATGTCTACTCTACCTCCCGCCCTGGTTCATCTTTGGCAATCGTGCGATTTTATGTAGGGCAAAAAACAGAAGATGCGATCGTGCAGCTTTACAACAAGCTCTACGCCAACTTTGATAAAATTCCCTCTGGTGTTTCCCAGCCGTTGATTAAGTCTCGCTCGATTGATGACGTGCCGATTGTTACTTTAACTCTGTGGAGTAACCAAGTTAACGCTTCTGAATTACGTCAGATTGCCGCTCAATTAGACGAGCAAATTAAGCAAGTCCCAGATGTATCAGAAACAACCATCATTGGTGGTCAAAAACGACAATTGCGGATAGAACTCGATCCAATACGTTTAAATGCCTTTGGCTTGACTCCGTTGGAAATTTCCCAAGCTTTACAGTCACAAAATACTGAATTAGCAAGCGGTGCTTTAAGTCAAAATAATCAATCTTTCCTTGTGAGGACTCAGAGTTTTATTCGTTCGGCAGAAGATGCTGAGAATTTGGTTGTTACAGTTGCTAACAATCAACCTGTCTATCTGCGTGATGTGGCAAGTATTACTGATGGTGCAGAAGAACCAGCTAATTATGTATTTTTTGGACAAGGTAAAACTGGTGATAAACATTTTGTGAAGAACGCACCAACAGGTGAAGCTGATGCAGTCACCATCGCTATTGCCAAACGTCCGGGAGCAAACGCAATTCAAGTTTCTCATCGAGTATTGCACAAGTTAGAGCAAATCAAACGCAATTACATTCCCAGTTATGTGCAACTCACTGTCACACGAGACTATGGCGAAACGGCGGCAGAACGTTCTAATGAATTATTAGTACACATGGCGATCGCAGTTGTTTCTGTCACCATATTGATGTGGTTTGCATTGGGTAAAAAAGAGGCAATAGTGGTGGCAATTTCGATTCCTGTTACCTTAGCTCTCACCCTTGCTAGTTTTGTTTTCTATGGATTTACCCTGAATCGTGTAACTTTTTTTGCTCTAATTTTTTCGATTGGGATTTTAGTAGATGATGCGATCGTTGTTATAGAAAACGTTGGTCGTCATCTGCAAATGCCAGAGAATAAGATGCGTCTGCAATTATCGCCAAAGCGACAACAAACTCTACAAGCAATTGTCTTAGAAGCTGTAGATGAGGTAGGAAATCCCACAATTCTAGCGACTTTGACAGTAATTGCAGCGATTTTACCAATGGCATTTGTCGGCGGTTTAATGGGTCCTTACATGCCCCCTATTCCCCTTGGTGCTTCAGCAGCAATGATTTTCTCGGCTTTGGTAGCATTCATTGTTGTACCTTGGGCAACAGTGAAGATTTTTACTAATATTAAAACCCACCACCAAGAACACCAACAGGAAGATTTTCTCAGTCGCCTTTACCGTCGCTTCATGCGTCCTCTAATTGAGAATCAGAAGTGGGGAAATATTTTTATTGCCGGAACGCTGGCACTATTAATTGCAGCAATGGGACTGGCAGGATTTCGTCTTGTAATTTTTAAAATGTTGCCCTACGACAACAAAAGCGAGTTACAAATAGTCCTCAATATGCCAGAAGGAACGACTTTAGAACAGACTGCCAGAGTAACGCGAGAAATGGGAGAATACCTAACAACTGTTCCAGAAGTTATTAACTATCAAAGTTATATTGGTACTGCTTCACCTTACAACTTTAATGGGTTAGTGCGGCATTATTTTCTGCGTTCTGGTGGGAATGTAGCAGATATTCAGGTGAATTTCTTACCCAAAGGAGAACGTCAACGCCAAAGTCATGAAATTAGTAAAGCTATCCGTCCCAACTTAAAGAAAATAGCAGATAAATACGAGGCTCGCATCCAAATTGCGGAAATTCCACCAGGGCCGCCAGTACTGCAAACTCTGGTGACAGAAGTCTATGGCAGCGACTACAACCAACAGATTGACCTAGCCCGCCAAATTCGTCAACTGTACAAAGAAACTGCCGATATTGTCGATGTGGACTGGTACATGGAGTCACCACAGACAGAATACCATTTGGTTATTGACCGCGAAAAAGCAGCCCTCAATGGTATTAATCCGGGAGAAATTTCTGAAGTTTTACAAATGGCTCTTGCTGGTAAAAATGTAGGTTTGTTGCACGATGACAATGCACGCGAAGATGTGGGAGTAAATCTCCGATTTAACCAAGCAAATCGTACTAGCTTAGAAGACCTAAAATCGCTCAAAATTAAGGGCGAAAATAATAATTTAGTACCATTAAGTGACTTAATCAAAACTGAAACCACTACCGCCGACTACAGCATTTATCATAAGAACTTGAAGCCTGTATTGTATGTGATTGGCGATGTCTCCGGTAGAGTCGAGAGTGCGGTATATGCCATGCTCAACGTGCAATCGAAAATTGACAAACTCTCCCATGCGCTCGGTTATTCTATCGCTACCTATTTAACAGAGCAGCCTCCCACTACAGAAACCTACGCTATCAAATGGGATGGAGAGTGGCACGTCACTTATGAAGTATTCCGTGATTTAGGAATTGCTTTTGCTGTAGTCCTGATACTAATTTATGCTTTAGTAGTGGGTTGGTTTCAATCTTTTATTACCCCCCTAGTGATTATGGCAGCAATTCCGTTTTCACTAGTAGGAATTATGCCTGGCCATTGGCTGATGGGGGCTTTTTTCAGTGCTACTTCAATGATTGGCTTCATCGCCGGAGCCGGAATTGTGGTGAGAAATTCCATCATTTTGGTAGATTTTATTGAATTGCGATTACAAGAAGGGATGCCATTAGAAAAGGCAGTAATTGATGCTGGAGCAGTCCGGTTTCGTCCGATGTTACTAACCGCAGCAGCAGTAATAGTAGGCTCTGCAATTATTTTGACTGACCCCATTTTTCAGGGATTAGCTATTTCCTTGATGGCAGGAGAATTAGCATCTTTACTATTATCCCGCTCTGCTGTGCCGATTTTATACTACAAAGTTTGGCAACACAGAAAGTCAAAATCAATTGAAATCCCTATTACCTCTGTCAGCATCAAATAA
- a CDS encoding protein tyrosine phosphatase family protein has translation MENIKYINKDLAIFIGQPSAEELEKLPQAGFKSVLNLRSSKEEGFLKNEQRSAEAVGLNYVNIPLRPDRLNDEIIDRILVEIDQLPKPMFSHCKSGLRAATATLIYIAIHEGLSPEEAFAKGKELGFDYDEKPGIKQFVSKYVSNCLKSPI, from the coding sequence ATGGAAAACATCAAATACATCAACAAAGACCTTGCCATTTTTATTGGACAGCCCTCTGCTGAAGAGTTAGAAAAATTACCTCAAGCTGGATTTAAATCTGTATTGAATTTACGTTCATCTAAAGAAGAAGGCTTTTTGAAGAATGAACAACGATCTGCTGAGGCAGTAGGGCTAAACTATGTCAATATACCGCTTCGACCCGATCGGTTAAATGATGAAATCATCGATCGGATATTAGTTGAAATTGACCAACTACCAAAACCGATGTTTAGTCACTGTAAATCTGGGTTACGTGCTGCTACTGCTACGTTGATTTACATTGCTATTCATGAAGGTTTGAGTCCTGAAGAAGCTTTTGCCAAAGGTAAAGAATTGGGTTTTGACTATGATGAAAAACCTGGAATTAAACAGTTTGTGTCCAAGTACGTTTCTAATTGTTTAAAATCGCCTATTTAG
- a CDS encoding acyl-CoA desaturase, whose amino-acid sequence MTFNLSYTLPENPRPLRLNWSAVAFFGTIHALALLSPWFFSWAALGVTLFLHWLFGSIGVCLGYHRLLSHRSFRVPRWLEYAIAILGALSIQGGPIFWVAGHRLHHAYTEDEEKDPYSARKGFWWSHMLWIFYPRPEFFDYEYYQRFAPDLVRDPFYRWLNRYFIMLQFPLTLLLYALGGWSFVIYGVFLRSVILWHTTWFINSVTHMWGYRSFVSNDNSRNLWWAAILTYGEGWHNNHHAYPHVAKCGWRWWEIDITWWVIRFLKILGLAKDVNLPPTQAMKARNL is encoded by the coding sequence GTGACATTCAATTTATCCTACACTTTACCGGAGAATCCCCGTCCTCTGCGTCTTAATTGGTCAGCTGTAGCATTTTTCGGTACTATTCATGCACTGGCATTACTATCTCCTTGGTTTTTCTCTTGGGCTGCATTGGGTGTGACTCTATTTCTTCATTGGCTGTTTGGCAGCATTGGAGTTTGTTTAGGCTATCATCGGTTGCTGAGTCATCGCAGCTTTCGAGTACCCCGATGGTTAGAGTATGCGATCGCTATTTTAGGTGCTTTATCGATACAAGGGGGGCCTATTTTCTGGGTTGCTGGACATCGTTTGCATCATGCTTACACCGAAGACGAAGAGAAAGATCCCTACTCTGCCCGCAAAGGTTTTTGGTGGAGTCATATGCTGTGGATTTTTTATCCCCGTCCAGAATTCTTTGATTATGAATATTATCAGCGATTTGCTCCCGATTTGGTACGAGATCCTTTTTACCGTTGGCTCAATCGTTACTTTATAATGCTGCAATTTCCACTTACATTATTACTTTACGCACTGGGGGGTTGGTCATTCGTTATCTATGGTGTGTTTTTAAGATCTGTGATTCTCTGGCATACGACTTGGTTTATCAACTCAGTCACTCATATGTGGGGATACCGCAGCTTTGTTAGCAATGATAATTCTCGTAATCTCTGGTGGGCAGCTATTCTCACTTACGGCGAGGGGTGGCACAATAATCACCATGCTTATCCTCACGTAGCCAAATGTGGTTGGCGTTGGTGGGAAATTGATATTACTTGGTGGGTAATTAGATTTTTGAAAATACTCGGTTTGGCAAAAGATGTGAATCTGCCACCTACTCAGGCAATGAAAGCTAGAAATTTGTAG
- a CDS encoding ArsR/SmtB family transcription factor has translation MSKTFSPKNTSEVLAPVAEYFKVLSETSRLQILSCLRTGPMNVTEMGEATGLGQANLSKHLKVLTQAGLISRQPKGVSVYYAISDPVIFDLCELVCDRIGEQIQKRAKEFEQIKGLSTLNK, from the coding sequence ATGTCAAAGACCTTTTCTCCCAAGAACACTTCAGAAGTACTTGCTCCTGTTGCTGAGTATTTCAAGGTACTCTCTGAAACCAGTCGCTTACAAATTTTGAGTTGTCTCAGAACCGGGCCTATGAACGTCACCGAAATGGGTGAAGCTACGGGTTTAGGACAAGCGAATCTCTCAAAACATTTAAAAGTGTTGACTCAAGCGGGTTTGATATCTCGTCAGCCAAAGGGAGTTAGCGTCTACTATGCTATCAGTGACCCTGTAATTTTTGATTTATGCGAATTAGTTTGCGATCGCATTGGTGAGCAAATACAAAAACGAGCTAAAGAATTTGAACAGATCAAAGGCTTAAGCACCCTCAATAAATAA
- a CDS encoding NAD(P)/FAD-dependent oxidoreductase, with protein sequence MARIVVIGAGLGGLPTTYELRRLLPKEHQITLISNTPKFTFIPSLPWVGLNLKSLKNIQLDVEKLLANRGVKWILGGVSQIQPELQQIVVEDTVIPYDYAVIATGAELALDALPGLEETAGYVQSVCNPPHALKAAEAWRKFLANPGHLVVGAVPRASCFGPAYEFVLLADWVLRRHGLRNQVPITFVTPEPYVGHLGIGGMANSAELVKKLLRQREITVIENAAITRIAPETIFLADDRTLPFQYSMLLPPFRGPCFLREAPYLTDQNGCLPVLATYQHPQFSSIYGVGVITQLKPPEQTPIPIGVPKTGQMTEAMAIAVAHNIAVQLGVISAPLVTPTLEAICLADFGDTGIAFLADQVLPNPRTGERRRAVAKEGRWVSWSKTAFEWFFLTKMRWGVAFPWFEEWGLKAMGLSLVQPINDFEFSHTPQIKKLV encoded by the coding sequence ATGGCTCGGATTGTAGTGATTGGTGCTGGACTAGGGGGATTACCTACAACCTACGAACTGCGACGACTGCTGCCTAAAGAGCATCAAATTACTCTGATTTCCAATACTCCAAAGTTTACTTTTATTCCTTCCTTACCTTGGGTGGGGTTGAATCTTAAATCACTGAAAAATATTCAGTTGGATGTAGAGAAGCTTTTAGCAAACCGAGGAGTTAAGTGGATATTGGGAGGAGTTAGCCAAATTCAGCCAGAATTACAGCAAATCGTTGTTGAGGACACTGTTATTCCCTACGATTACGCCGTCATTGCTACGGGTGCAGAATTAGCATTAGACGCACTACCAGGACTAGAGGAAACAGCCGGATATGTGCAGTCAGTGTGTAATCCTCCCCATGCACTTAAAGCTGCCGAAGCCTGGAGAAAGTTTCTTGCTAATCCAGGACATCTAGTGGTAGGAGCAGTACCAAGAGCTAGTTGTTTTGGCCCGGCTTACGAGTTTGTATTATTAGCCGACTGGGTATTACGGCGACATGGATTGCGAAATCAAGTGCCAATTACTTTTGTCACCCCAGAACCCTATGTCGGACATTTGGGAATTGGCGGGATGGCTAATTCTGCGGAGTTGGTAAAAAAATTACTCCGCCAAAGAGAAATTACAGTGATTGAAAATGCAGCCATTACCCGCATTGCACCCGAAACAATTTTTCTTGCAGACGATCGCACTCTACCGTTTCAATACTCCATGCTGCTACCCCCATTTCGAGGGCCGTGTTTTTTGCGAGAAGCACCTTATTTAACTGACCAAAATGGGTGTCTGCCCGTACTTGCAACTTACCAACATCCTCAGTTTTCTTCAATCTATGGAGTGGGAGTGATTACTCAACTCAAACCACCCGAACAAACTCCAATTCCCATTGGCGTACCCAAAACAGGACAGATGACTGAAGCTATGGCGATCGCAGTTGCTCACAATATAGCAGTACAACTAGGAGTGATTTCTGCCCCGCTTGTAACTCCAACCTTAGAGGCGATTTGTTTGGCAGATTTTGGAGATACTGGCATTGCATTTCTCGCAGATCAAGTGTTACCCAATCCTAGAACTGGAGAACGAAGAAGGGCAGTAGCGAAAGAAGGACGTTGGGTGAGTTGGAGTAAGACTGCTTTTGAATGGTTTTTTCTTACCAAGATGCGTTGGGGTGTAGCGTTTCCTTGGTTTGAGGAATGGGGATTAAAAGCAATGGGATTATCGCTGGTACAACCAATCAACGATTTTGAATTTTCACACACTCCTCAAATTAAAAAACTCGTTTAA